A single region of the Geobacillus subterraneus genome encodes:
- a CDS encoding branched-chain amino acid ABC transporter permease — protein sequence MQPSKRFFLSFFILFALAMLPFLYDSRTWLILFSQIFIFAVFAMSYDLLLGYTGVVSFGHAMFFGIGAYTFALFMKKADESTMSTVLLAALVTIALSMILSFIIGMLTLRLKNHYFAMLTLAVAGLLMVAAEKWRSLTMGNDGFTFMVPALLRDRWSFYFVSLLFMVISYFCLRRFTESPLGKVLAAIRENETRAESLGYRVLYYRVIANVVAGMFAGLSGMLYAASLRFVNTSVFSTEITLDALLMTIIGGVGTLIGAIIGSGLIELAKHGLMGLAKVHWVFERWIIFFGMVYILAVMFFPKGIVGTIRQWRDKKANIDTTNREKAV from the coding sequence ATGCAGCCATCAAAACGCTTCTTCCTGTCGTTCTTTATTTTGTTTGCTCTCGCTATGCTGCCTTTTCTTTATGATTCCCGGACATGGCTCATATTGTTTAGCCAAATTTTTATCTTCGCTGTATTTGCTATGAGTTATGATTTGCTGCTCGGGTATACGGGGGTCGTGTCATTCGGTCATGCGATGTTTTTCGGGATTGGTGCGTATACATTCGCCCTTTTCATGAAAAAAGCAGATGAATCAACCATGTCAACCGTGCTTTTGGCTGCTCTTGTAACAATCGCCTTATCAATGATTCTTAGTTTTATCATCGGTATGCTGACATTAAGACTAAAAAATCATTATTTTGCGATGTTAACCTTAGCTGTTGCCGGCTTGCTAATGGTAGCAGCAGAAAAATGGCGTTCCTTAACAATGGGGAATGATGGGTTTACTTTTATGGTGCCAGCTCTGCTTCGGGATCGATGGTCCTTTTATTTTGTTTCTCTCTTATTTATGGTGATTTCTTATTTCTGTTTACGCCGGTTCACAGAATCTCCTCTTGGAAAAGTACTGGCAGCGATCCGGGAAAACGAGACGCGGGCCGAGTCGCTTGGTTATCGTGTGCTCTATTATAGAGTCATTGCCAACGTGGTGGCGGGCATGTTTGCCGGATTAAGCGGCATGTTATATGCGGCGAGCTTACGTTTTGTCAACACATCGGTTTTCTCGACCGAAATCACGCTTGATGCGCTGTTAATGACGATCATCGGTGGTGTTGGCACCTTAATCGGGGCAATCATTGGCTCTGGTCTTATTGAACTAGCGAAACACGGTTTGATGGGTCTAGCGAAGGTACATTGGGTTTTTGAACGCTGGATTATCTTTTTCGGGATGGTTTATATTCTTGCTGTTATGTTTTTTCCAAAAGGGATTGTCGGCACAATCAGACAATGGAGGGATAAAAAAGCAAACATCGATACAACCAACCGTGAAAAAGCAGTATGA